A genomic segment from Acyrthosiphon pisum isolate AL4f chromosome A3, pea_aphid_22Mar2018_4r6ur, whole genome shotgun sequence encodes:
- the LOC100164869 gene encoding palmitoyl-protein thioesterase 1, with amino-acid sequence MHQIGFFSHIFIFILLTILAYGNRINDGSPPVVLWHGMGDSCCNPLSLGRIIKLLQKNLGTDTYVKSLQIGKSFEQDVKNSFFMNVNLQVKDACKQISIDPKLSSGYNAIGFSQGAQFLRAVAQRCPNPPMLNLISIGGQHQGVFGMPRCLYSSHKWCEYIRLVLNKEAYAKWVQNSLVQAEYWHDPIKESDYIKGSHFLADINNERIINENYRENLLKLKNFIMVMFTNDTMVIPKESEWFAFYSPGQDKEIMPLEQSVFYLTDRLGLKVLEESGRLHFLSVPGNHLQFSEEWFLNEIVNKYLKE; translated from the exons ATGCATcaaattggatttttttcacacatatttattttcattctttTAACAATTTTGGCTTATGGTAATCGAATCAATGATGGTTCGCCCCCAGTTGTATTATGGCATGGAATGG gcGATAGCTGTTGTAATCCATTAAGTCTTGGAagaattattaagttattacagAAGAACTTGGGAACCGATACTTATGTGAAGTCGTTACAAATTGGAAAATCTTTTGAACAG gatGTGAAGAACAGTTTTTTCATGAATGTTAACCTTCAAGTTAAAGATGCTTGCAAACAAATATCTATAGATCCAAAGTTGTCTAGTGGTTATAATGCTATTGGATTTTCACAAGGAGctcaattttt GAGAGCAGTTGCACAAAGATGTCCTAATCCTCCAATGTTAAATCTTATATCTATAGGCGGCCAACATCAAGGAGTTTTTGGTATGCCAAGATGTCTTTATTCTAGTCACAAATGGTGCGAATATATAAGATTAGTTTTGAACAAAGAAGCTTATGCAAA atgggTACAAAATTCATTAGTTCAAGCAGAATATTGGCATGATCCAATTAAGGAATCAGATTATATAAAAGGTAGCCATTTTTTAGCAGACATCAACAATGAACgcattattaatgaaaattatcgTGAAAATTTGctcaaattaaaaaactttatcATGGTTATGTTTACAAATGATACAATGGTTATTCCAAAAGAAAGTGAATGGTTTGCATTTTACTCACCAGGTCAAGATAAAGAAATTATGCCACTTGAACAGTCTGTATTTTACCTCACA gACCGACTTGGTTTGAAAGTATTAGAAGAAAGTGGACGTTTACATTTCTTGTCAGTTCCTGGTAATCATCTTCAGTTTTCTGAAGAATGGTTTTTGAatgaaattgttaataaatatctCAAAGAATag
- the LOC100162786 gene encoding ras-related protein Rab-35 has translation MAKEYDHLFKLLIIGDSGVGKSSLLVRFADNTFSGSYITTIGVDFKIRTVIVDGEKVKLQIWDTAGQERFRTITSTYYRGTHGVIVVYDVSNGDSFANVKRWLHEIDQNCEVVNRILVGNKNDAPDRKVVLTEDAQRFADQMGIQLYETSAKDNINVEQMFMSITKQVLRNKKETKERQAHQNNDVVNLRKGHSKGAKRKCC, from the exons ATGGCTAAAGAATATGATCATCTGTTTAAGCTGTTAATCATCGGAGATAGTG GTGTTGGCAAAAGTTCATTGCTTGTTCGTTTTGCCGATAACACATTCTCTGGTAGTTATATAACGACCATAGGCGTCGACTTCAAAATTCGAACAGTTATAGTTGATGGAGAAAAAGTGAAATTACAGATATGGGACACTGCAGGTCAAGAAAGATTTAGAACAATTACATCCAC GTATTACCGAGGTACACATGGTGTTATAGTTGTATACGATGTTAGCAATGGGGATTCATTTGCAAACGTCAAACGATGGTTACACGAGATTGACCAAAATTGTGAAGTTGTCAATAGGATATTAG TTGGAAACAAAAACGATGCCCCAGATCGAAAAGTAGTGTTAACAGAAGATGCTCAGAGGTTTGCTGATCAAATGGGCATCCAATTATATGAAACAAGCGCCAAAGACAACATAAATGTTGAACAG ATGTTCATGTCGATTACTAAACAAGTATTGCGGAACAAAAAGGAAACCAAGGAACGTCAGGCACATCAGAACAATGATGTAGTGAATTTAAGAAAAGGTCACTCGAAAGGAGCGAAaagaaaatgttgttaa